From one Nonomuraea polychroma genomic stretch:
- a CDS encoding carbohydrate ABC transporter permease: MTAISHRRPRGKAAFGGLAPTALLLIGAIYCLFPVFWVLIAATKSPAELFSTGTLAFGTGFLDNVTQLFAYRDGVFWLWAANTLIYAGGGALLSTAVSAVSGYALAKYRFPGRNLIFNLLIGGILVPAVVLAIPQYLLFSKIGLADSYWAVLLPQILHPYSIYLARIYAAAAIPDSLLEAGRIDGATEWRLMSRVAMPLMVPGMVTIFLFQFVAIWNNFLLPFIMLGDDGKFPLTVGLFTLLQSGANQPSLYNLILTGAFLSLVPLIALFLTMQRYWRTDLSSGAVK, from the coding sequence ATGACCGCAATCTCGCATCGCAGGCCACGCGGCAAGGCGGCGTTCGGCGGGCTGGCGCCGACGGCGCTGCTGCTGATCGGCGCGATCTACTGCCTGTTCCCGGTGTTCTGGGTGCTGATCGCGGCCACCAAGTCGCCTGCCGAGCTGTTCAGCACCGGGACGCTGGCCTTCGGCACCGGCTTCCTCGACAACGTGACGCAGCTGTTCGCCTACCGCGACGGGGTGTTCTGGTTGTGGGCGGCCAACACGCTGATCTACGCGGGCGGCGGCGCGCTGCTGTCCACCGCGGTCTCGGCGGTGTCGGGGTACGCCCTGGCCAAGTACCGTTTCCCCGGCAGGAACCTGATCTTCAACCTGCTCATCGGCGGCATCCTGGTCCCGGCCGTGGTGCTGGCGATCCCGCAGTACCTGCTGTTCTCCAAGATCGGCCTGGCCGACAGCTACTGGGCCGTCCTGCTGCCGCAGATCCTGCACCCGTACAGCATCTACCTGGCCCGCATCTACGCCGCCGCGGCCATCCCCGACTCCTTGCTGGAGGCGGGGCGGATCGACGGGGCCACGGAATGGCGCCTGATGTCGCGGGTGGCGATGCCGCTGATGGTGCCCGGCATGGTGACGATATTCCTGTTCCAGTTCGTGGCGATCTGGAACAACTTCCTGCTGCCGTTCATCATGCTGGGCGACGACGGCAAGTTCCCGCTCACGGTCGGCCTGTTCACGTTGCTGCAGTCGGGGGCGAACCAGCCGTCGCTGTACAACCTCATCCTGACCGGGGCGTTCCTGTCGCTGGTCCCGTTGATCGCGCTCTTCCTCACGATGCAGCGATACTGGAGGACCGACCTGTCCTCCGGAGCCGTTAAATGA